One Bacteroidota bacterium DNA window includes the following coding sequences:
- a CDS encoding DUF3822 family protein: MKVNIDLNSFSDSISTENLYQLIFVSNSKIQISSFDSQSKKILSLKEYSLEKELKNFSVSDLKENIPEVKEKYQKKILSFSSPKITLVPKEFMKDDISNEFYKLNFNKESGEDIRKDYLSELNSFLIYSTDFNYSKIKLAFNPDDSFNSATAFFKGIFKINKLKDTKSTFIEIDDNFIKLVFFEFDKLKIMNTYNYKSKEDILYHILNVSEQFDIDSDKDNYYFCGNIDKNTELYKLLFNYIRYPILLHRIDTLNYDKCFDKTPSHRYFNIFSTALCE; the protein is encoded by the coding sequence ATGAAGGTCAATATTGATCTAAATTCATTCTCTGATTCTATTTCTACTGAAAATTTATATCAATTAATCTTTGTTTCAAATTCAAAAATTCAAATTTCTTCTTTTGACTCACAGTCAAAAAAAATCTTATCACTGAAAGAATATTCATTAGAAAAGGAATTAAAAAATTTTAGTGTCAGTGATTTGAAAGAAAATATTCCTGAAGTAAAAGAAAAATATCAAAAAAAAATACTTTCCTTCTCATCACCAAAAATTACTTTGGTTCCTAAAGAATTTATGAAAGATGACATTAGTAATGAGTTTTATAAATTAAATTTCAATAAAGAATCGGGAGAGGATATTCGTAAAGACTACCTTAGTGAATTGAATTCGTTTTTAATTTACTCCACAGATTTTAATTATTCAAAAATAAAGCTTGCTTTTAATCCTGACGATAGCTTTAACTCGGCAACAGCTTTTTTTAAAGGAATTTTTAAAATTAATAAGCTAAAAGATACAAAAAGTACTTTTATTGAAATTGATGATAATTTTATCAAACTTGTCTTTTTTGAATTCGATAAGTTGAAAATAATGAACACCTACAACTACAAAAGCAAAGAAGATATTCTTTATCATATTTTAAATGTCAGCGAACAATTTGATATTGATAGCGATAAAGATAATTACTACTTTTGTGGCAATATTGATAAAAATACCGAACTTTACAAATTGTTATTTAATTATATAAGGTATCCTATTCTTTTACACAGAATTGATACTTTAAACTATGATAAGTGCTTTGACAAAACACCATCGCACAGATATTTTAATATATTTTCAACAGCATTATGCGAATAA